Proteins found in one Halobaculum sp. MBLA0147 genomic segment:
- a CDS encoding sugar ABC transporter permease — protein MSVLAAAATRLTSPVRSATGAVRDVANGDRDLRDVLVTALYTGGAMGLTGLLLFPVYWAFVVSISPPNSTVLSPGAIKLWPEQPTLLAYKWVFGSFTKPHELPIELPIGTLTFQIPGLPVPVNCGALPSGCSNFAGFFYNSVVVATFTTVLALLVVIPAAYALSRRSFKGRSKILYGYVLFTQVGGGLGIATLLALYILFQQAGLYNSKVALAVYYAATAVPFNTWLLKTYMDGIPVSYEEAAVVDGAGPLRVFWEVVIPLSKAGLATVLIFTFLTGWMEFVVANLLLEPSNATLPVGLFGVAGQRFTPWPRFTAFALSFAAPIMGVYFFAQGYLEGGLSFGGMEG, from the coding sequence GTGAGCGTCCTCGCCGCCGCCGCGACGCGACTGACGAGTCCGGTTCGCTCGGCCACGGGTGCGGTTCGCGACGTGGCCAACGGGGACCGCGACCTCCGCGACGTGCTCGTGACCGCCCTCTACACCGGCGGCGCGATGGGCCTGACGGGCCTGTTGTTGTTCCCGGTGTACTGGGCGTTCGTCGTGTCGATCTCGCCGCCGAACTCGACGGTGTTGAGTCCCGGTGCGATCAAACTCTGGCCCGAACAACCCACGCTGTTGGCGTACAAGTGGGTGTTCGGGAGCTTCACGAAGCCCCACGAGTTGCCCATCGAGTTGCCGATCGGGACGCTGACGTTCCAGATCCCCGGGTTGCCGGTGCCGGTGAACTGCGGGGCGCTCCCGAGCGGCTGTTCGAACTTCGCGGGGTTCTTCTACAACTCCGTCGTCGTGGCGACGTTCACGACCGTGTTGGCGTTGCTAGTCGTGATCCCGGCCGCCTACGCGCTCTCGCGGCGCTCGTTCAAAGGCCGCTCGAAGATCCTCTACGGCTACGTCCTGTTCACGCAGGTCGGTGGCGGGTTGGGGATCGCGACGCTGTTGGCGCTGTACATCCTGTTCCAGCAGGCCGGGTTGTACAACTCGAAGGTCGCGCTGGCGGTGTACTACGCCGCGACCGCGGTGCCGTTCAACACCTGGCTGTTGAAGACGTACATGGACGGCATCCCGGTCTCCTACGAGGAGGCCGCGGTCGTCGACGGCGCGGGGCCGTTGCGCGTCTTCTGGGAGGTCGTCATCCCGCTGTCGAAGGCGGGGCTGGCGACGGTGCTCATCTTCACCTTCCTCACCGGGTGGATGGAGTTCGTCGTCGCGAACCTCCTGTTGGAGCCGAGCAACGCGACCCTCCCGGTCGGGCTGTTCGGTGTCGCCGGCCAGCGGTTCACCCCGTGGCCACGCTTCACGGCGTTCGCGCTGTCGTTCGCGGCGCCGATCATGGGCGTGTACTTCTTCGCCCAGGGCTACCTCGAGGGCGGGCTGTCGTTCGGCGGGATGGAAGGCTGA
- the trmB gene encoding HTH-type sugar sensing transcriptional regulator TrmB produces the protein MTDELRTTMERVGERFNLGEYEIDAYLAVLEHGELTASEIAAETDIPQPRVYDTVRSLSDRGLVELRESRPMKIVAVDPGDAFGDIRSSLAEMVDELEARYTAPARDTEAVSLVKSRSTILRYLEEIVEDADYELALSLTPDLLRRFRDTLAERVDAGVSVELLVTPASRAPSPEEFDYEAVSTEARARRGITTPVIAVADGEYSIYATQDALRDDRDRYGVIFNRSALGFLVSGFYGTVLWTTAETLSADGEGRPFPRTYASIRRAVKDVNDLGGEFHAEVRGRDVATGNDIELTGRVVAHEFDASEQVASFSVAGEDGEPISVGGLVAALEDVEAQEIVLDRP, from the coding sequence ATGACGGACGAACTGCGGACGACGATGGAGCGTGTCGGGGAGCGGTTCAACCTCGGCGAGTACGAGATCGACGCCTACCTCGCGGTACTCGAACACGGGGAGTTGACCGCCAGCGAGATCGCCGCCGAGACGGACATCCCGCAACCGCGGGTGTACGACACCGTCCGGAGTCTCTCGGACCGCGGCCTGGTGGAACTGCGCGAGTCGCGCCCGATGAAGATCGTCGCCGTCGACCCCGGCGACGCGTTCGGCGACATCCGCTCGTCGCTGGCGGAGATGGTCGACGAACTGGAGGCGCGCTACACCGCACCGGCACGCGACACCGAGGCCGTCTCGCTCGTGAAGTCGCGGTCGACGATCCTCCGGTACCTCGAAGAGATCGTCGAGGACGCCGACTACGAACTCGCGCTGTCGCTGACGCCCGACCTGCTGCGACGCTTCCGCGACACCCTCGCGGAGCGCGTGGACGCGGGCGTCAGCGTGGAACTGCTCGTCACGCCCGCCAGCCGCGCGCCCTCGCCAGAGGAGTTCGACTACGAGGCCGTCTCGACGGAGGCGCGAGCCCGTCGCGGGATCACGACCCCCGTCATCGCCGTCGCGGACGGGGAGTACTCCATCTACGCGACGCAAGACGCCTTGCGCGACGACCGCGACCGCTACGGTGTGATCTTCAACCGCTCTGCGCTGGGGTTCCTGGTGTCCGGTTTCTACGGGACCGTGTTGTGGACCACCGCGGAGACGCTGTCGGCGGACGGGGAGGGGCGGCCGTTCCCGCGGACGTACGCCTCCATCCGCCGCGCGGTGAAGGACGTGAACGACCTCGGCGGGGAGTTCCACGCCGAGGTACGCGGCCGGGACGTGGCGACGGGTAACGACATCGAACTGACCGGGCGAGTCGTCGCCCACGAGTTCGACGCCTCCGAACAGGTCGCCTCCTTCAGCGTCGCGGGAGAGGACGGCGAACCGATCTCCGTCGGCGGGCTGGTCGCCGCGCTGGAGGACGTCGAGGCACAAGAGATCGTGCTCGACCGCCCCTGA
- a CDS encoding carbohydrate ABC transporter permease codes for MSLLSTARGVDATGLGSRLRRSVDRNAGFLLVAPGLFLFAGFMFFPLSFLLYLSLFEGGVVAAITGGTVWVGLANYVGTVTSPGFWGSMVYTMGFVTSSVVLKVALALVVALALNHQRVRGKRLLRSVVILPMGLPVIFSVSIWNKIFSPARFGLANKLWLAAGGEQAISWFTNSTLLFVTYNVTEVWLAYPFLVIIVVSALQDVSTELHDAARVDGAGFLQRFWHVTLPSIKRPVMFGSILTAAASFQQFLIPFVFTNGRSGRTGETILLYGYREALNANQYGEGASIMILAILVIGLFMWLAVRKGDLTEGVAEA; via the coding sequence ATGAGTCTGCTCTCGACCGCACGGGGCGTCGACGCGACGGGGCTCGGGAGTCGACTCCGTCGATCCGTCGACCGCAACGCCGGGTTCCTCCTGGTCGCGCCCGGACTGTTCCTGTTCGCGGGGTTCATGTTCTTCCCGCTGTCGTTCCTGCTGTACCTCTCGCTGTTCGAGGGAGGCGTGGTCGCTGCGATCACGGGCGGGACGGTGTGGGTCGGCCTCGCGAACTACGTGGGGACGGTCACCAGCCCCGGGTTCTGGGGCTCGATGGTGTACACGATGGGGTTCGTCACCTCCAGCGTCGTGTTGAAGGTGGCGTTGGCACTCGTCGTGGCGCTCGCACTGAACCACCAGCGCGTCCGAGGGAAACGGCTGCTCCGTTCCGTCGTGATCCTGCCGATGGGGCTGCCGGTGATCTTCTCGGTGTCCATCTGGAACAAGATCTTCAGTCCGGCACGGTTCGGGCTGGCGAACAAACTCTGGCTCGCGGCCGGCGGCGAGCAGGCCATCTCGTGGTTCACGAACAGCACGCTCCTGTTCGTCACCTACAACGTGACGGAGGTGTGGCTGGCGTACCCGTTCCTGGTCATCATCGTCGTCTCCGCGCTCCAAGACGTGTCGACGGAACTCCACGACGCCGCGCGCGTCGACGGTGCGGGGTTCCTCCAGCGATTCTGGCACGTCACGCTCCCGTCGATCAAGCGCCCGGTGATGTTCGGCTCGATCCTGACGGCCGCGGCGTCGTTCCAGCAGTTCCTCATCCCGTTCGTGTTCACCAACGGTCGGTCTGGCCGGACGGGCGAGACGATCCTGCTGTACGGCTACCGCGAGGCGTTGAACGCCAACCAGTACGGCGAGGGGGCCTCGATCATGATCCTCGCGATCCTCGTGATCGGGCTGTTCATGTGGCTCGCCGTGCGCAAGGGTGACCTCACCGAGGGGGTGGCCGAGGCGTGA
- a CDS encoding DUF726 domain-containing protein codes for MVDDTTGRSGDRAERRTASRRGVLRAAAAAVVGGVGVGATTGRVAAGNKGCGAENVSAPDDFPRVSTRDHFDADANLINGETEWSYDVAGSWPAFGERELTLFVHGWRSSDEEDEPIDAGQECENALRAEGYDGSVAVYSWDSDKGDSIDLGWASAKDIAKRNGKKLANVCQWYANEYEVDVRLIAHSLGARVVMYALQTLEEAYEERDLLASVSLVGAAVEKDSPSMDAGFWDEEFGDHVEYATERLDNFHSYDDGILNDVFRTRETEEAVGEVGIQYEAPDNYTDVDVTAEIDCHRNYYKETEGIVDQIVARW; via the coding sequence ATGGTGGACGACACCACGGGACGATCCGGGGACCGGGCAGAGAGGCGAACTGCGAGCCGGCGAGGGGTGTTGCGGGCCGCGGCGGCGGCCGTCGTCGGCGGGGTGGGAGTCGGAGCGACGACGGGGCGTGTCGCGGCGGGGAACAAGGGCTGCGGGGCGGAGAACGTCTCGGCACCGGACGACTTCCCGCGGGTGAGTACGCGGGACCACTTCGACGCCGACGCGAACCTGATAAACGGCGAGACGGAGTGGAGCTACGACGTGGCGGGGTCGTGGCCGGCGTTCGGCGAGCGGGAGCTGACGCTGTTCGTCCACGGGTGGCGGAGTTCCGACGAGGAGGACGAACCCATCGACGCCGGGCAGGAGTGTGAGAACGCGCTCCGCGCGGAGGGGTACGACGGCTCCGTGGCGGTGTACTCGTGGGACTCCGACAAGGGTGACAGCATCGACCTCGGGTGGGCCTCCGCGAAGGACATCGCGAAGCGGAACGGGAAGAAACTCGCCAACGTCTGCCAGTGGTACGCGAACGAGTACGAGGTCGACGTACGGCTGATCGCCCACTCGCTGGGGGCGCGGGTGGTGATGTACGCGCTGCAGACGCTGGAGGAGGCCTACGAGGAACGCGACCTGCTCGCGTCCGTCTCGCTCGTCGGCGCGGCCGTCGAGAAGGACTCGCCGTCGATGGACGCCGGCTTCTGGGACGAGGAGTTCGGCGACCACGTCGAGTACGCGACCGAACGGCTCGACAACTTCCACTCGTACGACGACGGGATACTGAACGACGTGTTCCGAACTCGCGAGACCGAGGAGGCTGTCGGCGAGGTGGGCATCCAGTACGAGGCACCGGACAACTACACGGACGTGGACGTGACCGCCGAGATCGACTGCCACAGGAACTACTACAAGGAGACCGAGGGGATCGTCGACCAGATCGTCGCGCGGTGGTGA
- a CDS encoding DUF4157 domain-containing protein: protein MSETDGEQSSGAEGDDDKRWVSRSSVGPNTGGKVTKEQAEAYYGRSIADGSEYEDLLGLEKQYGRRLHRWIDEGMPIDAMGTPSKMQRFRDRKDSEIPWNIEEFNEDSLDENTDPVFRKRRRSPAGRTSVPDSVREVISSPGRPLDTSIQRAVEERMGDSLGDVRIHTGPKAAEAADQINARAFTVGNHVAFGAGEYDPESAEGQHVLAHELAHVRQQTGGDLSMLPQEGVQLEIDPDPKLEREAEETARRVMSGGKLGIQKLSDTEVHVQRVVGVASTLGNVAGTAAEMAKTYRDRRRLEGQEQFEEAADRGNADGHIGDSVPADPELLAEEVAKLKRQHAQVLEVITTAAPGAAGGQNPVKTGTKGVLGSLAGMGTGAAVGGIIGSVVPGAGTALGAAAGTAIGGAVSDLTKRGVEYADTYRPSNESLELEQMYHEMRQMYAEMKEGSASVRDSEGFGRKRGS, encoded by the coding sequence GTGTCCGAGACAGACGGCGAACAGTCGAGTGGCGCAGAGGGAGACGACGACAAGCGGTGGGTATCACGGTCGTCGGTAGGCCCTAATACCGGTGGGAAAGTCACCAAAGAACAAGCGGAGGCGTACTACGGCCGTTCGATTGCGGACGGGTCGGAGTACGAGGATCTCCTCGGATTGGAGAAACAGTACGGTCGCCGCCTCCACCGGTGGATCGACGAGGGAATGCCCATCGACGCGATGGGCACCCCTTCGAAGATGCAGCGGTTCCGTGACCGGAAAGACTCCGAGATACCCTGGAACATCGAGGAGTTCAACGAGGATTCGCTGGACGAGAACACCGATCCGGTGTTTCGGAAACGCCGCCGCTCGCCAGCAGGTCGAACGAGTGTCCCCGATTCGGTACGTGAGGTAATCTCCTCGCCCGGCCGACCGTTGGACACCTCGATACAACGCGCTGTAGAGGAGCGGATGGGCGACTCACTCGGTGACGTACGGATTCACACGGGACCGAAGGCGGCCGAAGCTGCCGATCAGATCAACGCTCGGGCGTTCACCGTCGGGAATCACGTCGCGTTCGGTGCCGGCGAGTACGACCCCGAGTCCGCAGAGGGCCAGCACGTCCTGGCCCACGAGTTGGCACACGTCCGCCAGCAGACCGGTGGCGACCTCTCGATGCTTCCGCAGGAGGGTGTGCAACTGGAGATCGATCCCGATCCCAAGTTGGAACGCGAAGCCGAGGAGACCGCACGGCGCGTGATGAGTGGCGGGAAGCTCGGCATCCAGAAGCTCTCCGACACTGAGGTACACGTTCAGCGGGTGGTTGGAGTGGCGTCGACGTTAGGGAACGTGGCTGGAACAGCCGCCGAGATGGCGAAGACGTACCGTGATCGGCGTCGTCTCGAGGGTCAGGAGCAGTTCGAGGAGGCAGCCGACCGAGGCAACGCCGACGGACACATCGGAGACAGTGTCCCCGCGGATCCGGAACTACTCGCCGAAGAAGTCGCCAAACTGAAACGACAACACGCTCAGGTGTTGGAAGTAATAACTACGGCGGCGCCGGGGGCCGCAGGTGGGCAGAACCCAGTCAAGACGGGGACGAAGGGTGTTCTCGGATCACTCGCCGGTATGGGAACCGGCGCCGCAGTCGGAGGCATCATCGGATCGGTCGTCCCCGGTGCTGGCACGGCTCTCGGAGCCGCCGCCGGAACAGCCATCGGCGGTGCTGTCAGTGACCTCACGAAGAGAGGAGTCGAGTACGCTGACACCTACCGTCCTAGCAACGAGTCACTCGAACTCGAACAGATGTATCACGAGATGAGACAGATGTATGCCGAGATGAAAGAAGGGAGCGCATCTGTCCGTGATTCAGAAGGGTTTGGAAGAAAAAGAGGTAGTTAA
- a CDS encoding M20/M25/M40 family metallo-hydrolase: METPRREFLESLLETPSPSGYETPGQAVWTEYVAEFADEVSTDAYGNAVAVHEGDPDVDVEVAIAGHADEIGFAVRDVTEDGFLRLTRVGGSDRTVSKGQHVTVHADEPVAGVIGQTAIHLRDGDEEYEDVAEQFVDVGVDDGDAARELVEIGDPVTFSSTTAELAGSRLSARGVDNRAGTWVAAETLRRAVEADVDATVYAVSTVQEELGLQGAKMVGFDLDPDAFVAVDVTHATDNPDVPEDARGPVELGAGPVVARGSANHPALVELVRGAGDEAGIDYQLQATGSRTGTDADAFFTARGGTPALNVGLPNRYMHTPVEVIDTADLTAAAELLAAAVADADAAAPFTASV; this comes from the coding sequence ATGGAGACACCACGCCGCGAGTTTCTCGAGTCGCTGTTGGAGACACCGTCGCCGTCGGGCTACGAGACACCGGGACAGGCGGTGTGGACGGAGTACGTCGCGGAGTTCGCCGACGAGGTGTCCACGGACGCGTACGGCAACGCGGTGGCCGTCCACGAGGGTGACCCCGACGTAGATGTCGAGGTGGCGATCGCGGGGCACGCCGACGAGATCGGCTTCGCCGTCCGCGACGTGACCGAGGACGGGTTCCTCCGGCTGACACGTGTCGGCGGGTCGGACCGGACCGTCTCGAAGGGGCAACACGTCACGGTCCACGCCGACGAGCCGGTGGCGGGCGTGATCGGCCAGACGGCGATCCACCTCCGGGACGGCGACGAGGAGTACGAGGACGTGGCCGAGCAGTTCGTCGACGTCGGCGTCGACGACGGCGACGCGGCCCGCGAACTGGTCGAGATCGGCGATCCGGTGACGTTCTCCTCGACGACGGCGGAGTTGGCCGGCTCGCGGCTGTCCGCACGCGGGGTCGACAACCGCGCCGGAACCTGGGTCGCGGCCGAGACACTCCGCCGTGCGGTCGAGGCCGACGTGGACGCGACGGTGTACGCCGTCTCGACCGTCCAAGAGGAACTCGGCCTCCAGGGGGCGAAGATGGTCGGGTTCGATCTCGACCCGGACGCCTTCGTCGCCGTCGACGTGACCCACGCGACGGACAACCCCGACGTGCCCGAGGACGCACGCGGCCCCGTCGAGTTGGGTGCCGGCCCGGTCGTCGCGCGCGGCAGCGCCAACCACCCGGCGCTCGTCGAGTTGGTCCGTGGGGCCGGCGACGAGGCGGGAATCGACTACCAACTCCAGGCGACCGGCAGTCGGACCGGGACGGACGCCGACGCGTTCTTCACCGCGCGTGGCGGGACCCCGGCGCTCAACGTCGGCCTCCCGAACCGCTACATGCACACGCCGGTCGAGGTGATCGACACGGCGGACCTGACTGCCGCCGCGGAGTTGTTGGCCGCGGCCGTCGCCGACGCCGACGCGGCGGCACCGTTCACCGCGTCGGTCTGA
- a CDS encoding succinylglutamate desuccinylase/aspartoacylase family protein, whose translation MQVYQLGEGTPSVAVVGAIHGDEPCGPRGIDRLLADDPDVERPVKFVVANEEARAEDTRYLDEDLNRAYPGDPDADTHEGRLAAALRRELAGCTTLSLHSTQSYAEPFAITETVDEIAQAVVPRLPVDLLVESGPFSTGRFIEQPHTLEVECGLQKTEEAAENAYWLIRAFLAATNALPEPTTDDRIHSRGTDEVSVFRLVERIGKPPAESYEVLAHNFEHVGPGETFAVADGEEFTADEEFYPVLMSAYGYDDVFGYAAERLGSLS comes from the coding sequence GTGCAGGTGTACCAACTGGGCGAGGGGACGCCGTCGGTCGCGGTCGTGGGTGCGATCCACGGGGACGAGCCGTGTGGGCCACGTGGGATCGACCGGCTCCTCGCGGACGACCCCGACGTGGAGCGACCGGTGAAGTTCGTCGTCGCCAACGAGGAGGCTCGCGCGGAAGACACACGCTACCTCGACGAGGACCTCAACCGCGCGTACCCGGGTGATCCGGACGCCGACACCCACGAGGGTCGTCTCGCCGCCGCACTCCGACGGGAGTTGGCGGGCTGTACCACGCTGTCGCTCCACTCCACCCAGTCGTACGCCGAGCCGTTCGCGATCACGGAGACGGTCGACGAGATCGCCCAGGCGGTCGTCCCACGGCTCCCGGTGGACCTGCTGGTCGAGTCGGGGCCGTTCTCGACGGGGCGATTCATCGAACAGCCACACACACTCGAGGTGGAGTGTGGACTCCAGAAGACGGAGGAGGCTGCCGAGAACGCCTACTGGCTGATCCGGGCGTTCCTCGCGGCGACGAACGCGCTCCCGGAGCCGACGACGGACGACCGTATCCACTCGCGCGGCACCGACGAGGTGTCCGTGTTCCGGCTGGTGGAACGGATCGGTAAACCACCCGCCGAGAGCTACGAGGTGCTCGCACACAACTTCGAGCACGTGGGGCCGGGCGAGACCTTCGCCGTCGCGGACGGCGAGGAGTTCACGGCCGACGAGGAGTTCTACCCGGTGTTGATGTCCGCCTACGGCTACGACGACGTGTTCGGCTACGCCGCCGAACGGCTCGGATCGCTGTCGTAG
- a CDS encoding PrsW family intramembrane metalloprotease, translating into MSGRSRPLVALASVLGFVGWLAGLRRRLVASLRRLPDHTRVVLRIARWEVSHTAGTVDRRTLAVGVAALLLAGGAAGLAATGQASTPNAGIYPVAVDDDSPFHEPVADATALRPVPADSDRAVVFVRDADTSDVRATFAIDRRAGGKATAALSTLRDVVRRHNTRLMDAEPNRSAAFPVNVTLSYVVRDDGLPASVRDTGAGAGGGGTGGDGTGSGGGDSDDAGTGDSGTGGGDGTGGTGTSAGSGASDGSGTGAPGRDDGGPLSVPSVGGGGLFGGQSTGSPAEISPPFPFSSLLLAFLFLVPMNFVIQAFGSSVLDERVNRRGELLLVAPISRLDIVAGKTLPYLAASLAAIAAIALAVGGGPITVAAVAPVALVFLGATFLGAMFARSFKELTFVTVTVSVFLTTYVFVPAIFTTITPVALISPLTLVVRDLQPSGAATTLFEYVFSTGPFYLVAGVLFLLGTGVYREEDMFTQRSIPKKFLDALDARLTGVASVGLLTALFLPFVFVAELLGVALFVAVPRSLALPAILVIVAVVEELAKSVHVYAGFEKARFERRLPVAVTLGVVSGVGFFVAEKFTAIVQFVGLDRLPAGEAAFATGGIGVAGALGLLAAPLVLHVVTGAVAAVGASRGRTGFGVGLGLAMAIHFAYDYLVVVIFLG; encoded by the coding sequence GTGAGCGGTCGCTCCCGTCCGCTCGTGGCGCTCGCGTCCGTCCTCGGCTTCGTCGGGTGGCTCGCCGGCCTCCGTCGGCGACTCGTCGCGAGTCTCCGCAGACTGCCGGACCACACGAGGGTCGTCTTGCGGATCGCCCGGTGGGAGGTGTCACACACGGCCGGTACCGTCGACAGGCGTACCCTCGCGGTCGGCGTCGCGGCACTGCTGTTGGCCGGCGGTGCGGCCGGACTGGCAGCGACCGGGCAAGCGTCGACGCCGAACGCGGGGATCTACCCCGTCGCGGTCGACGACGACAGTCCGTTCCACGAACCCGTGGCCGACGCGACGGCGTTGCGCCCGGTCCCGGCCGACAGCGACCGCGCGGTCGTGTTCGTCCGCGACGCGGACACGAGTGACGTGCGCGCCACGTTCGCGATCGACCGCCGTGCCGGCGGGAAGGCGACGGCGGCGCTGTCGACGCTGCGCGACGTGGTGCGGCGACACAACACGCGACTGATGGACGCGGAACCGAACCGATCGGCCGCCTTCCCGGTCAACGTGACGCTGTCGTACGTGGTCCGCGACGACGGGCTCCCGGCGAGCGTGCGCGACACCGGTGCGGGTGCCGGCGGCGGTGGGACCGGTGGCGACGGAACCGGGAGTGGAGGTGGCGACTCGGACGACGCCGGGACGGGCGATTCGGGCACCGGTGGGGGCGACGGGACTGGAGGCACCGGTACGTCGGCCGGGTCCGGCGCGTCCGACGGCTCGGGGACCGGTGCGCCCGGACGCGACGACGGTGGCCCGCTGTCGGTGCCGTCGGTCGGCGGTGGTGGGTTGTTCGGCGGCCAGTCGACCGGTTCGCCGGCGGAGATCTCGCCGCCGTTCCCGTTCTCGTCGCTGCTGCTCGCCTTCCTCTTCCTCGTCCCGATGAACTTCGTCATCCAGGCGTTCGGTTCTAGTGTCCTCGACGAGCGGGTGAACCGCCGTGGGGAACTCCTCTTGGTCGCACCGATCTCGCGACTCGACATCGTCGCCGGGAAGACGCTGCCGTACCTCGCGGCGTCGCTGGCCGCGATCGCCGCGATCGCCCTCGCGGTCGGCGGTGGACCGATCACCGTCGCCGCGGTCGCGCCGGTGGCGCTCGTCTTCCTCGGCGCGACGTTCCTCGGCGCGATGTTCGCCCGTTCGTTCAAGGAGTTGACCTTCGTCACGGTCACCGTCTCCGTGTTCCTGACGACGTACGTGTTCGTCCCGGCGATCTTCACGACGATCACCCCGGTCGCGCTGATCTCGCCGCTCACGCTCGTGGTGCGTGACCTCCAGCCGAGCGGCGCGGCGACGACACTCTTCGAGTACGTCTTCTCGACGGGGCCGTTCTACCTCGTCGCGGGTGTGTTGTTCCTGTTGGGCACCGGCGTCTACCGCGAGGAGGACATGTTCACCCAGCGGTCGATCCCGAAGAAGTTCCTCGACGCCCTGGACGCCCGACTCACCGGGGTCGCCTCCGTCGGGCTGTTGACGGCGTTGTTCCTCCCGTTCGTCTTCGTCGCGGAGCTGTTGGGCGTGGCGCTGTTCGTCGCCGTCCCGCGCTCGCTGGCGCTCCCGGCGATCCTCGTGATCGTCGCCGTCGTCGAGGAACTCGCCAAGAGCGTCCACGTGTACGCTGGCTTCGAGAAGGCGCGCTTCGAGCGCCGGCTCCCCGTAGCGGTGACGTTGGGTGTCGTCTCCGGGGTCGGCTTCTTCGTCGCCGAGAAGTTCACCGCCATCGTCCAGTTCGTCGGCCTCGACAGGCTCCCGGCGGGCGAAGCGGCGTTCGCAACCGGCGGGATCGGCGTCGCGGGTGCGCTCGGGCTCCTCGCCGCGCCGCTCGTCTTACACGTCGTGACCGGGGCGGTCGCGGCGGTCGGCGCCTCGCGCGGGCGGACCGGGTTCGGTGTCGGACTCGGGCTCGCGATGGCGATCCACTTCGCGTACGACTACCTCGTGGTGGTGATCTTCCTTGGTTGA
- a CDS encoding ABC transporter permease → MVEIDTSGADARLTIAGREVRSLLNEKTILLALVIQLFVAAFSSFLVVGLVSLYDPGGVGGVTIDVAVAGDDADDLVAAVEQTDGLRAREFESRELAIQAFEAAPEAVDAAMVANSDGAGGTRVRVLVPDSNIQTTVVVVQARQALRTYERAERADNEAYLEARTLELPPRMSASPYFGFTYTVLVPLLLFLPVFIAGSITVDSLTEELDRGTMELLRVAPVTTTDIVEGKLLAAAGLAPLQAVLWMLLLSANGTPVANLPSLIGLVAGAATVVVVLGATIALTAPDRRAAQTIYSLGVLGVFGVTAVGPVNPVNVAARLAIGTAGLAQHLAVGGVLVVGLLALLGARRVLPRYAVGG, encoded by the coding sequence TTGGTTGAGATCGACACGAGCGGTGCGGACGCCCGCCTGACGATCGCCGGCCGCGAGGTGCGGTCGCTGTTGAACGAGAAGACGATCCTGCTGGCGCTGGTGATCCAGCTGTTCGTGGCGGCGTTCTCGTCGTTCCTCGTCGTCGGGCTGGTGTCGCTGTACGACCCGGGTGGCGTCGGCGGCGTGACGATCGACGTGGCGGTCGCGGGCGACGACGCCGACGACCTCGTCGCGGCCGTCGAGCAGACGGACGGCCTCCGCGCCAGAGAGTTCGAGTCCCGCGAACTCGCGATCCAGGCGTTCGAGGCGGCCCCGGAGGCGGTCGACGCCGCGATGGTGGCGAACAGCGACGGCGCCGGCGGTACACGAGTCAGGGTGCTGGTCCCCGACTCGAACATCCAGACCACCGTCGTCGTCGTCCAAGCGAGACAGGCGCTGCGGACCTACGAGCGCGCGGAACGGGCGGACAACGAGGCGTACCTGGAGGCGCGGACGCTGGAGTTGCCGCCACGGATGTCGGCGTCGCCGTACTTCGGGTTCACCTACACGGTGTTGGTGCCGCTGTTGTTGTTCCTCCCGGTGTTCATCGCCGGATCGATCACGGTCGACTCGCTCACCGAGGAGTTGGACCGCGGGACGATGGAGCTGTTGCGCGTCGCGCCGGTGACGACGACGGACATCGTCGAGGGGAAACTGCTCGCGGCCGCCGGGCTCGCGCCGTTACAAGCGGTGTTGTGGATGCTGTTGTTGTCGGCGAACGGCACACCCGTCGCGAACCTGCCGTCGTTGATCGGGCTCGTCGCCGGTGCGGCGACTGTCGTCGTCGTGTTGGGTGCGACGATCGCGCTGACCGCCCCGGATCGCCGTGCCGCCCAGACGATCTACTCGCTGGGTGTGTTGGGCGTGTTCGGAGTGACCGCGGTGGGACCGGTGAACCCGGTGAACGTCGCGGCGCGACTCGCCATCGGCACCGCGGGGCTCGCCCAGCACCTCGCGGTCGGCGGCGTGCTCGTCGTCGGACTGCTCGCGCTCCTCGGTGCGCGACGTGTGTTGCCGCGGTACGCGGTCGGGGGGTGA
- a CDS encoding dodecin, with product MVFKKITLIGRSTESFDDAADDAIDRAEETLQNVHWVEVDEMGVEVASAENREYQAEVTVAFELEE from the coding sequence ATGGTCTTCAAGAAGATCACCCTGATCGGCCGGAGCACCGAGAGTTTCGACGACGCCGCGGACGACGCCATCGACCGCGCCGAGGAGACACTCCAGAACGTCCACTGGGTCGAGGTCGACGAGATGGGCGTCGAGGTCGCCTCGGCCGAAAATCGCGAGTACCAGGCCGAGGTCACCGTCGCCTTCGAGCTCGAGGAGTAG